A genomic stretch from Centroberyx gerrardi isolate f3 chromosome 10, fCenGer3.hap1.cur.20231027, whole genome shotgun sequence includes:
- the LOC144539898 gene encoding heat shock 70 kDa protein 12A-like — translation MGDSFIIAIDFGTAYSGYAFSVSPRQAQTEPTVPSWGKEHGFETLKTPTCILFNENEEFLKFGYDAKMAYTKAMRSEEAKKNYLFENFKMSLYGKQLNRDVMIAAINGKSMSALKVITETLRYLKEHALKTISNNTAGTKFTASDFTWVLTVPAIWDPSAKQFMRQAATEAGIVTEHKADRLVIALEPEAASVWCKKLPSDGFIAETVGQNTLEQAPGTQYIVVDCGGGTIDITVHEVLDGGALKELYKASGNDLGGQNVDKKFKSFLKEVFSDDLWDEYERSYPSEFQKMMYSFSVLKCVEEDVEISCPFNLAALAQKRQNIEMFFQTVQGASWDDGAIKISKEKMRSFFDESLSGITKNLREILKKDLRIEYIVLVGGYASSVTLRKHINKQFGSQCKVLCPFKAQEAIVKGAVMFGRHPEVVASRKSAFTYGVGTCERFDESRHKAENKFSNKEGDWCDDVFMKLVEIDQNVGWNETKEHIFTPIEAGQTAGTFPFYRTERKDPKYVDEWGIDPVGSFAVSMPDTKRGMDRKIKLEIKFGSTEIQATATDIDSNSTGSIKIDFMHSKMQLFPLSELGGLSYA, via the exons ATGGGTGATTCGTTTATCATAGCGATAGACTTTGGTACTGCATACAGTGGATATGCCTTCAGTGTGTCACCCAGACAGGCACAAACGGAACCCACTGTGCCATCCTGGGGAAAAGAGCATGGATTTGAAACCTTGAAGACTCCTACCTGCAttctttttaatgaaaatgaagaatTCCTCAAGTTTGGTTATGATGCCAAAATGGCATACACTAAAGCGATGCGTAGTGAGGAAGCAAAGAAAAACTACCTCTTTGAAAACTTCAAGATGTCACTCTATGGAAAA CAACTCAACAGGGATGTAATGATTGCAGCCATAAATGGCAAGTCGATGAGTGCCTTGAAGGTAATCACAGAAACCCTGCGCTACCTGAAGGAACATGCACTGAAAACCATCAGTAACAACACAGCTGGGACGAAGTTCACCGCCTCTGATTTCACCTGGGTGCTGACTGTGCCTGCTATCTGGGATCCTTCTGCAAAGCAGTTCATGAGACAAGCTGCAACTGAG gCTGGTATTGTGACTGAACACAAAGCAGACAGGTTGGTAATAGCTCTGGAACCCGAGGCAGCCTCAGTCTGGTGTAAGAAGCTCCCATCTGATGGTTTCATAGCAGAGACCGTTGGCCAAAACACACTAGAGCAAGCTCCTGGAACACAATACATTGTTGTCGATTGTGGAG GTGGAACTATTGACATAACTGTACATGaagtgctggatggaggagccCTGAAGGAGCTGTACAAGGCCTCTGGTAATGACCTGGGAGGGCAAAATGTTGacaaaaagttcaaaagtttCCTCAAAGAAGTATTCTCTGATGACCTCTGGGATGAGTATGAAAGAAGTTATCCCAGCGAGTTTCAGAAGATGATGTACAGCTTCTCGGTTCTTAAATGTGTGGAAGAGGATGTGGAGATTTCCTGCCCGTTTAACTTAGCAGCATTAGCTCAGAAAAGGCAAAACATAGAAATGTTCTTCCAGACAGTGCAAGGTGCATCCTGGGATGACGGGGCAATCAAAAtctcaaaagagaaaatgaggtcTTTCTTTGATGAGAGTCTTAGCGGGATCACTAAGAATCTCAGAGAAATCTTGAAGAAAGATTTAAGAATTGAATACATTGTATTAGTGGGGGGCTATGCCTCAAGTGTGACTCTGCGCAAACACATTAACAAGCAGTTTGGCAGTCAGTGTAAAGTGTTGTGCCCTTTTAAGGCCCAAGAAGCAATCGTGAAGGGAGCTGTCATGTTTGGAAGACATCCAGAGGTTGTGGCATCACGAAAAAGTGCCTTTACTTATGGAGTTGGTACGTGTGAGAGGTTTGACGAGTCCAGGCATAAGGCAGAAAACAAGTTCTCAAACAAAGAGGGTGACTGGTGTGATGATGTTTTCATGAAACTGGTGGAAATTGATCAAAATGTGGGTTGGAATGAAACCAAAGAGCACATCTTCACTCCAATAGAAGCAGGTCAGACAGCGGGAACGTTTCCTTTTTAtcgcacagagagaaaagatcCTAAGTATGTGGATGAATGGGGAATTGACCCAGTTGGTTCATTTGCAGTTAGCATGCCTGACACTAAACGTGGCATGGATCGCAAGATCAAATTAGAAATCAAGTTTGGCTCCACAGAAATACAAGCCACAGCCACTGACATAGATTCCAACTCAACAGGATCTATCAAGATTGACTTCATGCACTCCAAAATGCAGCTGTTTCCTCTATCAGAGCTTGGGGGCTTAAGTTATGCCTAG